TAAACCCACAACTTTTCCCCCGGCTCCGGCTTTACCAAAACAGGCAACTCGGCTAAGTGCTTCTTCAAGTCTCGAAAAGCCTGTTCACACCCTTCATCCCAACCAAATTTCTGGGCCCTCCTGAGGACTTGAAAGAAAGGATAACTTCGGTGAGCAGATCGAGAAATGAATCGGGATAAAGCAGCGATCCTCCCGGTCAATTTCTGTACCTCTCGAGCAGATTGAGGGGAAGGCATATCGATCACAGCTTTTATTTTTTCTGGGTTGACTTCAATTCCTCGGTCCGTGACCATGAAACCCAAAATTTTTCCACTCTTGACCTCGAACACACACTTGGCCGGGTTGAGTTTTATTTCATATTTCTTCAATGTGGCAAAGTTTTCTGCCTAAGTCATCAATAAAACAAGACATTTCTCGAGTTTTGATCAAGATATCGTCTACATATACCTCAATATTCCTGCCTATCTGTTTCTGGAAGACTTGATTCATTAAGCGCTGGTATGTGGCCCCAGCATTTTTTAATCCAAACGGCATGACCATATAGCAAAAGGTGCCTCCAGAAGTGATGAAGCTGGCCTTATCTTGATCTTCTCGGGCCATAGGGATTTGGTGATATCCCTGATATGCGTCCATGAAACTTAACAACTCAAAGCCAGAAGTCGAATCCACCAACTGATCAATCCGAGGAAGTGGGTAACAATCTTTCGGGCAAGCTTTGTTCAAATCCCGGAAGTCCACACACATCCCCATTTCCCTGTGGCTTTGGGAACAAGGACCACGTTAGAGAGCCATGTGGGAAATTGGACCTCCCTGATGTGGCCGGCCTTCAGCATTTCCTTCACCTGCTCTTCAATGATTTTGTCTTTTTCGGGCCCAAAATGCCTTTTCTTCTGTTTCACAGGTCGGGATCCAGGGATGATGTTTAACTTATGCTTTGCTACTTTGGGTGATATTCCCATAAGTTCCTGTTGAGACCATGCAAAAATAGAGATATTAGCTTTTAAACAGGTTAGGAGTTTTACCCGGGTGGAGGCTTCAAGGTCTCGGGCCACCCGGATACTTTTCCCTGGTCCTACTTCAACCACCTCCTGCTCATCTTCCGCAACAAAATGTACTTCCTTATCCTCTTCCTCTCTTGCTGCCTGAACCATCTTCTTCCCTTTGTCCTCCCTTCTCGCCTTCTTCTGGTCTACTCGGACTGTTTCACAATAGCATTTCCGGGAGGAGGGTTGATCTCCCTTAACCTCTCCAACTTGTCCTCGTATTGGGAACTTGATCGTCTGGTGATAAGTGAAAGCTACAGCTCTCATCTCGTTCATGGCTGGCCTTCCAAAGATTAAGTTATACGAAGATGGGGCATCTACTACGGTGAAAACTGTCATAAATGTCTTCCTCAAGTCTCCACTTCCAAGTGTTAGGGGTAGAGTGATCTCTCCTTCAGGATATACAGCATGGCTTGCAAAGCCGAACAGAGCAATCTCAACTGCCTCCAACTGGTATTCATGTAAATACATTTGGACCAGGGCTTCTTTGAAAATGACATTAACAGAACTCCCGTTGTCTACAAAAACTctcaacacatcataattaGCGACCCGGGCCTGAATGACCAGAGCATCATTGTGAGATAGGCTGACTCCTCTGAGGTCTTCTGGGCCAAAACTAATAATCGTCTCATTCTGCTTCTTCCCATCAACTTCTAAACACACTCTTCTACCCCTTGCTTTCCTGGCCCGGTTAGAATCACCATCAGTAGATCCTCCCGAAATCATTTTGATTACTCCCCGGCTGGGGGGAAGGTCCTTCCTTTCTATTTGTCTGCACCTTTCTTCCCGAGAACTCCCTTCTGTTCTCCTGCTTCCTCTTGGGATGTCGACCGATCTTTTGGGAGCGTTCGGTCCAGGTCATTGTGATATCCAAGGCGGTGACCTGGGCTCATTCCGGGAAGGGTGGGATTCCAGCTCAGAATGCTTTTTAAATCCTTTCCTTAGGGTTCGGCATTCATTCGTATTGTGAGAGCACTCTTTATGGAGAGTGCAATATCCTGTCTTCTCTGATCGGACTGGCTGGGCTGTGAGATTAGGAAGTGGGGCCACGTCCGAGCTGCATTCTTGAACCTCCCTATCCCGGGCATTCCTCAAGGGAACGTGAGAAAGATGCCCGGAACCATTCCTCTTGTTACTTCTTTCCTCAGGCCTGACAACCTGTCTCCCCTTGCTCTCTTTAATGCTTCTCTCTTCTGATGCTGGGCCTCTTCcatattgatgtatttttctgcCCGGGACAAAAGATCTTCAAAATCCCCGGGAAGTTTTTTGGTGAGGGAGCGGAAGAAATCCCCTTCTAGCAATCCTTGCGTAAAAGCAGTAGTTTTTGTCTCGGGCACACAAGCAGGCACATCTAAGACCACTCGGTTGAATCTTTTGATATAAGCTCTGAGAGTTTCGTCCTGCCGCTGCTTTACCTCGAATAGACTGAAGGCAATCTTTTTATATTTCTTGCTACTGCTAAACTGATGTAAGAACACTTTCTGAAAATCTTCGAAAGAGCGAATACTCTGAGGAGCTAAACCCTCGAACCATCTCTGAGCCGAGTCGACCAGGGTGGTTAGAAACACTTTGCATTTGATCTGATCTCCATAGCAGTGTAGCATAGCCATGTTTTCAAACCTAGCAAGATGTTCTTCAGGATCGGAGCTACCGTCGTATTCCTTGACTTTGGATGATTTGAAATTCCCGGGAAATGGTTCCCGGATAATGGCATCATCAAAAGGGCAGCCTTTAACAACCCGCGAACTGCTTTTGGAACCAAGATGCCCCTCCAATACCTTCACTTTTTTCCTCAATTCTTCCAATTTCTCCGCGACGGTAGGGGACTTAGAACCAGCACTGGATTCTCTCTCTTCCTTCCTCCTCTCCTCTTCTCGATTTTCTTGACCTTGCTCTTGCTCCTCTTCCAATCGGGCAGAATGGTGGGGATATTTCTTTTTTGCTAAGGCTTCCTCTATTGCCTTGGTTATTCTTCTGGCCAGCTCTTCGCTTGTCAGATTGAAGGTAGGCGGGGGTCCATTGGGGTCGGACCGCCCGCACCAGAAACATGGGTGTTGTTTTCTCCCTGAACCCGGGAAGTGTCTTGATTTGCTGTTCTTTTAATAGGAGTCATATCAACGCCTTAGAACTCAAATTTctcacagacggcgccaatgatgcaacCCGGGCGAAATAGACGAGTCGGGTCGGGAACTCTACCAGGGTAAACTATCAAAATATCAAAGGAAGTATGAGTTGGACGCCTGGCTTGAATCTCGCAACTCCTTGATCCGATTTGTGAGATCTGCGAACAGAaaggtaaccacgtgaatgggcgccggaggggtgtccggcgtgaccactccgatgcttaagtcagcaaggtactcaagcaataaaaccaatgtagccaagtgatggctgtgTGTATGGTGTCGAGAGTAAATGAGAGTATTAAATGTGTGAATTAATATCTGAATGAATCctaaatgcaagtaaagaacctggtatttatagtagatGATGTAATGATGACTTCGTTTTTCGTGTGtgagcattaattataatagggtggctgattataccctattgttctgacatgtcaaattgCGCACTTGTCATATCCAGACTACTTGATTTATTGACCACTTGCATTagtgtcagagataggtcggctaTACACACTGTTTATCGGCGGCATTAAATACTTCATTCATATCGAGGTGACCGAGCAGAATGCCTCTCGGGTTAATTAGAGAAGAGCTCGGGTCTTCCACATCTCGGGAAAATCATGTCCGGGTGGTTCAATGGCTCAAGACATTAATCCATTTTGTCATGCTATTGGCCTGAGAGCATCCCATCCTGGCCCAGGCACTAACTATGGATATGCTCCATGGCCCGGGAAGTCCCAAGGCCTATCCCTGACCCGAGACGTTCCGGGGCATCATCAGAAACATTTGTACTATCACCTGTCATAATTTTGAACATAACAATTGATATAAACAATCAACGCTCCTCAACAAGTAATGATATGTCGgttgagtaggtttcttgtgagacgatctcacgaatctttatctgtgagacatgtcaatcctatcgacattcacaataaaaagtaatactcttaatataaaaagtaatattttttcatagatgacctaaataagatatccacctcacaaaatatgatccgtaaaatcgtctcacacaaatttttgtaacGTCGATTTCACACACCTCGTCCATTTGAAGTGCGGAATAAACTTGGTTTCATTATTTGtacatattttatttatttaacagAAATTCGTcggttatattttttaaaattaataaaaataatattatacatGATAATCATATTTGAATACACATACGTCCTAACAAAACacacaaataattaaaataattattatcatAAAGTCGAACAAATCAATTTGATAAAAAGATTATTCCAGAGCCAAACACACCCTAAACTCCAACACACCCCTCTAATCACAGAAATTCGGAAGAGTGAAGCCCGGCTCACAAGCTTTAGCAGAGGCGGTGGGTTCCACTTCAGGCGACGGCGGCACCGCCTCCCCCATCAGCTCCGCCGGTAGATCAGGTATGCCCTTCAAGTAGAAGGTGTAGAACAGCTTGAAAGGATAGACGAGCTGTTGGAGCTTCACCTGCCCGTACACCCCCTCGAACACGCCGGATCCGCCAGTCACGGCGAGGTACGAGTCCTCGTAAGTTAAGTACGGTCCTTGCACAGCTATGTGGCCGTAATCTCCGAAGTAGAAACTGTAGGTGGCTTCGAAACGAACACCGTTCTTCTCCGGCTCGTTCTTGATCAGCACGCAGATTCCGGCCGTTATCCCGGCGCGTTTCTGCAGGTCCCCTGTGTACACCTGAAAGAATAAAACGACGAAATGATTCAGTTATTTCTGATGGGTTTGATTTGGAATTGTAGATTTGATAGTActttttctgaaatttttttacCTTGTTGCTGAAAGGGACGAGATCTCCCAGAGAAGTGGCGGGATTTCCGCTCAGTCGAAGAACAGCAGGGCTGCCACGGTCCCGCTCGTTGATCTCGTACACTTTCAGTTCTTGAATTTTACCTGAAACTACAAGCGAACCCAGAAAAGTTAATTATCACCAAACTACACAGTAAAATTTCCCATTTTATAGCTACAAAAGGACATGTAGTTACCGGATCTTGAATCTGTTGGGTGGCTCTCGGTATGGATCTTGCATGAGAATGATCTTCGGGCTGCGGCGTCGGCGGCGCCGGCGGAAGTTGTGAGTTTCTTGGGGATAGTCAATGAATTGTTAGATTGGTCGAACGAGATAAGCTTTTGGAGTGAGCAACTCGTGACGGCGGTGGGCAGCAACTTGGTGGAAGATGAAAGGAGGTTGGCCCTGAGAACGGCGGAAGCCGACGATGCAGCCATTGCTCTGTTGGTTCGGAGAGGTGGTGGAAATATTCGAGATTAATATGCTCTCTCTTTATTTATATCtatctatattatatatagAGAGATTGGGTTTAGGTTCTAAGGTTTAGGCcttcttctaatttttatataatattaaagTTTACGATCATTCCGTAAactatcaaataaaataatttgaaatagaGTTTGActcgaaaaaaattcaaacatatTCGAGTTCGACTCAAATTTGATAAACTCGAATACGAATCAAATGTTTTTCGAGtcaattcgaaaatttcataaaccGGCTCAGTTTGTTTACACATTTATCGTGAACGATGTTTGCTTCTCGCTTGATATACCTAATAAGAGCATCCTGGTCAGTGACATAGatgcataaatattttatttttgataatatataaCACATGTACTCTTCTGTTTCATATATTTAAGcttgtatatttttatacatatttgattatatatttgagacgaatgaaaaaaaaaaacgtaaTCTTGGACGGACTATATGTAATAGCTGTTTTACATACCATTTACATCGTTATGAATTTAATAATCAAAATATTGGATTGAGGACTCGTTTTCTCCATCTTTTCCACTATTATCCATGAAATGGACTGAAAATGATAcccttttttcttttctttttttctttttttaatagATCAGCACATGCATGTgggataaaattatattttcgaGTTGTCCTTACAGTAGAATATTATTTTGTTGACTTTTTTTTTCTGTTCGAATCAAAATGTGACAGGAATATTAAATTATTGGCAAAAAACATGTGCATTTCATTACTGATAAATGTTATAATAATTGTAAAGGAAGAACCACGACaatatttacaacaattatatCCGGTTAAATCAATTACAATTAGTCATGTAACTATGTTTGTTGATCAATTATAGTCGTTATTTTCCaaaatcatataattaaatgacCAATATTATTGTTAAATTTTAGTAAATACGTCGtgtaaaaaaattgagatatacatctatgtttgataatgtaattataaattttaacaaTTATATTAGTAATATAATTagaggcaaaaacttgtgtgagacggtctcacgagtcgtattttctgaaacggatctcttatttggatcatccatgaaaaaatattactttttatgctaagagtattactttttattgtgaatatcgataagattgacatgtttcacagataaagattcgtaagatcgtctcacatgaAACCTACTCAtaattatatgattttgaaaaaaaaattgatataattaattttaaaaaaacatacaaaacaaaaaatatcacaaataaatatatttatactaAAATTGACATTTTGTCATTcatatattttccttttctaACTAATTCAACTTCAAAGTCATGGTTCCGTCCTTCCTGAAACGCACGTGGGTCCAAGGCATGTATGTGACCTGCAACCGGCCAAACCCATTTGTGGCTCCATAAGCCCACTGAGACATGGACTGGATTATTTAGCCCAGTTCTAAATTGCTAAAGGTGGACCAATTATCTGATTATGGATCCAGTATCATTTATCTTCAGGCCCAAGAGGACTAACCCGATAAGATGGTCCATATTTAGAATAACACTGTGTGAATTCCCCGAAGCTAATCTCAACAATATTCACTTACAAAATTATAGGTTATAAAGAATAATTTTCTCTCTctcaaattttattaattaatttagaaCTCACAGATTGAATTTTAGAAATAACATCCAAActcaattatttataaataaaacaacAGCAAGCTacagtttatttattttgaactaTTTCAGTTTCAACTAATTAgtgaaaattacaattttagtcATGTAAGTTGGTCTGTTTTGGGGTTCTAATTTGTAATTTGTCGATGTTTGATTTGCATCAAATAAAATCTATCAAATAGTGTTTATTTTGAATTGATAGTCTCCTGCATGACTCATATATTAAGAAAAAAACAGAAATTATAtacattaacatttatctaaGTAAAAATAAAGAGAAACTACAATCTTTCCTcctattttgaaatattgagcatcttttttttttctttttttgtttatatttattttgatgtCTGTAACATAAATTTGTTCTCGCTACATGAGCTATGTAGAAGAATATCagtatcaaataaataatattcgAGAAGGTTAGTGacttttgacaaaaaaaaaagactaaaacaaaaaaaatacaagTTACTGGATTAGAATCAAACATTGACCAGTCATATGattaaaactcaaaacagaccaACTTACATGACTAAAATTACAATATTCTCAACTATTATATATTTTCCTCGAAGAGATCTCATCAGTTTGTTTTGGAAAGTTTGATTGGTTCGTTTGATAAATCTCATCGATTTAGTATGTGATTGTAATTTGAACTTTCACACGAGATTAAATATTGTCATGTTAGCTTGATCCAGAGATATAAGACGATGCAAGATTATTCCACCTCTAAAATTGGGAAGTGGTGATCGAAAAATATAGAGCAAGAGATAACTAGTGAATGGAAGAACATTATATTTTTTGCCATATTAATTGTCATATTGATGCTTGAATAAGTGTGTTatcaaatatatcaaatattatttgaTGTATATAATTCTTGAGTGTTGTTGAAATAAATGATTATTACTTCATTAAATTCGTTATTCGTTTTCATTTGCGATATGATTTTGAAAACAAAGAATGCATTTT
This sequence is a window from Primulina tabacum isolate GXHZ01 chromosome 17, ASM2559414v2, whole genome shotgun sequence. Protein-coding genes within it:
- the LOC142530680 gene encoding uncharacterized protein LOC142530680, which gives rise to MISGGSTDGDSNRARKARGRRVCLEVDGKKQNETIISFGPEDLRGVSLSHNDALVIQARVANYDVLRVFVDNGSSVNVIFKEALVQMYLHEYQLEAVEIALFGFASHAVYPEGEITLPLTLGSGDLRKTFMTVFTVVDAPSSYNLIFGRPAMNEMRAVAFTYHQTIKFPIRGQVGEVKGDQPSSRKCYCETVRVDQKKARREDKGKKMVQAAREEEDKEVHFVAEDEQEVVEVGPGKSIRVARDLEASTRELMGISPKVAKHKLNIIPGSRPVKQKKRHFGPEKDKIIEEQVKEMLKAGHIREVQFPTWLSNVVLVPKATGKWGCGYHQIPMAREDQDKASFITSGGTFCYMVMPFGLKNAGATYQRLMNQVFQKQIGRNIEAENFATLKKYEIKLNPAKCVFEVKSGKILGFMVTDRGIEVNPEKIKAVIDMPSPQSAREVQKLTGRIAALSRFISRSAHRSYPFFQVLRRAQKFGWDEGCEQAFRDLKKHLAELPVLVKPEPGEKLWVYLSATEHAVSSVLIKEEGIDQRPVYYVSHALRGAELKYSEVEKIALALVVTARKLRPYFLSHPIVVLTNFLLGRIMTLCGSLRKNGQMDNRAGRKKRYRRVFVDGASNLSGCEVGVVIIPTSREKIKLALRIDSRITNNEAEYEAVLSGLQAAQEVGASRVIIYSDSQLVAQQIKGAY
- the LOC142531731 gene encoding allene oxide cyclase, chloroplastic-like isoform X2, coding for MAASSASAVLRANLLSSSTKLLPTAVTSCSLQKLISFDQSNNSLTIPKKLTTSAGAADAAARRSFSCKIHTESHPTDSRSGKIQELKVYEINERDRGSPAVLRLSGNPATSLGDLVPFSNKVYTGDLQKRAGITAGICVLIKNEPEKNGVRFEATYSFYFGDYGHIAVQGPYLTYEDSYLAVTGGSGVFEGVYGQVKLQQLVYPFKLFYTFYLKGIPDLPAELMGEAVPPSPEVEPTASAKACEPGFTLPNFCD
- the LOC142531731 gene encoding allene oxide cyclase, chloroplastic-like isoform X1, with the protein product MAASSASAVLRANLLSSSTKLLPTAVTSCSLQKLISFDQSNNSLTIPKKLTTSAGAADAAARRSFSCKIHTESHPTDSRSVSGKIQELKVYEINERDRGSPAVLRLSGNPATSLGDLVPFSNKVYTGDLQKRAGITAGICVLIKNEPEKNGVRFEATYSFYFGDYGHIAVQGPYLTYEDSYLAVTGGSGVFEGVYGQVKLQQLVYPFKLFYTFYLKGIPDLPAELMGEAVPPSPEVEPTASAKACEPGFTLPNFCD